The nucleotide sequence CCCATTATTTCCACTGGAAATTTAAAATATCACAGCTGTGCAACATAAGGATACATGATGAGTATCCAGATGGACCATCATGTTTTGGGGCGCCTCCTTACGCCGCTGCAGGGCATTCGTTCCAGTGTATGACGATAGACCAATGGAAAAAAAGGAAGGTTATAGAAGAAAATTCATTGCTTATTGTTGCAAGGGCAATTACGACTGGCAGGCATCTTAGAGGAACATTCATATTTTTTAATGGCCGCAGGGAAATGAAGACTGCAATTTTAGACTGGATTTCCTTCAGATAATTTCTCCTTCCAATTGTTTTCTCTTAAATCTTTTAAATGGACTGCAGTCATGCTTACCTTACTCTCCAAAAGTTTTTGCAAACCCAGAATATGACCTTCTCCTACAAAAGCAACTATCACATCATAAATATCTAATGCTTTTAACAATTTATTATACATAAATTCATTTCTATCGTCTATAAGAATTTTATTAAATTCTGGAAATTGAATGCTGATCTGATTGAAATAAGAGAATGGTTTATCCTCGAATGCTCGCAATTCATTTTCTATTTTCTTTTTAGTTATAAATATAGAAAATATACTTCCAAGAACAAACATCATTTTCTTTTTAAATGAAATTTCTCTCCACAACCTTTCTGCAACTAGTCTGGCGTCCATATCTATACATAAGATTCCGATACCCTTATCTTCCGCTTTTTTTACACATGCCACCATTTCTGATCCCGTCGTGACGCCGTACATCTTGGCAATTTTTCTTTGTATTTTTGATAAAATCAAATAAAATAGAGGAATGCCATCTCTTTTTGTGCTGGGATTTAAAAGGAAAGAAAGGCGGTTTTTATCCAATTCTAGAGCTACAACATCGGGATTTACAGTATCGATTATACCTTCTACCTGTGTAGATATATTGAATACATGCCCAACTCCAACCAAAATTATTCTTTTTTCCATATAATCCACTGAACCAATTCATCTATTCCTTTATTATGTTTTGCATCTGTAAGAAAGATTTTTCTGGGAGCTATCCTCTCTAAATCTTTAAGGATTTTATCTATACTTACTTCCATATATTCCACTAGATCTATTTTATTTATAATAACGAAATCAGAAATTTGAAAGATTAATGGGTGTTTTCTGACCATATCATCCCCTTCAGTAACAGATATTACCACCCCTCTTTTGTTGCAACCCAACACAAAATCTGCAGGACATACTAAATTCCCTATGTTTTCTACAAAAAGTACGTCTATGCTATCCAAATCAATATTTTCTAGCGCATGCTCTATTAGATGGGCATCTAAATGACATTCTTTCCCTGTATTTATGTTTACAACCTGCACATTATGTCTTTTTATCCTTCTATAGTCATCATCACCAGTCACATCCCCTACTATCACTCCCACTTTCTTTCTTCCCAATAGTTTTTCGACCATTTTTTCAATAATGAGCGTTTTTCCTGAGCCTATAGATCCCATAAAATCAATAGATAGAATATTTCTTTTTTTCAACGTCTCATTATTTGATTCTGCTATCTTCTTATTTTCTTCGAATAAGTCTTTGCTAACAGACAAATCTATCTTATGCATAATACCCTAAAGGATGTTTTCCTCTTTAAAACCTTTCATTCTCAATGTATCTATCAACCCGTGAGCATAATTTATACATCCAAATGCAGTAAAAAAATCTTTTTTTGAGAGATAATACTTGGCATCATTATAATATCGCACAGCCATTTCTACGGCCCTGTTTTCTTCTTCCAATATTTTTATATTTTCTTCAAATAACTTTATGTCTTTAATCACTCTTTCTTTTTTCATATATATCCCTTTATATAATTTTTACTTGTGCTCCTCTTTTTATAAGCCTTCCCATCACTTTTTCTTTAAGCCTGTCGCTGCAGCTTATACATATCTTTCCATCGGGAGTGCAACCGAAATCAAGTACGTCTACATCCTCATTAAATATTGATGATAAATCTTCTCTTGCCTCCTGTGGGAACTTAATTTCCATGATGACATTGTTGGGCAGTAAATCATAAACCAACTCGATCAGCTGTTCTATATTTTCCCCGGTTTTTGCTGATAAAAATACATATGGTCTGTTGCCTATAATCTTTTTTATACTTTCAAGTTTCATTTCTTTTTCTCTTTTACTGATCTTATCTGCTTTATTTAATCCTACTATAACATTTGGATGGGCTCTCATACTCATAATTTCTTTTATGGATAATTCTGTTTTCTCTATGAGTGTATCAACTTCTTCACCAATATCTACTAGTAAGATCACCATATCTGACAGCTCTATTTCCTCAAGAGTGGAATGGAAGGAATCCACGAGCCAGTGCGGCAAATCTCTTATAAACCCTATGGTATCTGTAATTAAAATCGGTATTGTTTTCGTTCCTTTTTTTTGTTTTATTGCACGTGTGGTTGTAGAAAGTGTAGAAAACAATCTTTCTTCCACCTTAACATGCTCCCCTGTTAATCGATTAAGCAAACTACTTTTTCCTGCATTTGTATACCCTGCTACAGCAATCAAATAAAATCCTTTCTTCCATCTGTACCGGCGATGAGATTCTCTTTCCTGTCCTATCTTTTCCAATTCTTCTTTAATCCTTTTCATTTGTTTTTTTATCATCTCATAATAGTTTGCCACTTGGTATTCTCCTCCACCCATAAAGCCAGGGTGTTCTCCAGTTTTAGCTCGATGGATTAATTCTCTGATGTAGGATCTCTCGTATCTTAAATACGCAAGCTTTACTTGTAATTTTGCCTCTTTTCTTTTTGCCCTGTCTGCAAATATGTCGAGGATGAGCCGTATACGGTCGTAAACTTTAACATTCAGGAAATTTTCCATATTGTACCACTGTGATGGATGGAGTTTTTCGTTTACTATAACACATCTTACCCCCCTTTTTTCTACATATTCCTTTATTTCCTTAATTTTACCGCCCCCAATGTAAAATGAGGGATTTGGTTTATCACGGTGTTGTATAAATGTCTTTATTACACTATAACCTAATGATTTTGCAAGACGTTCTATTTCGTCATTGTTGTCTTGAAGCGAGATTATTATCGCTTTTTTATCATCCATCTAATTCTTTATAGCAATCCTACTAAAAAAATCTTTTCCAATGGAAATAAAGGGGTGTGCCTTATGTGCTGAAGTCCATCAAGCTTGTATGTCCGTTGCTCAGATTAACAACCGGAACCTTTGCGGGGTCGGGCGAAAAATTCATCATTTTTTGGTACTCTGTCTGGGATTGCCATGTAGAGGCATTTATGAGAAGAACACCTCTATATCTATCAATTGCTGTTGTGTGCACATGTCCCGTGACAAAAATATCTGGTACTCTATCAATAACCATATAATCTCTTTTTTCTGGGGCAAGCGGAGTGCCGTCACCATATATTGGGGCCATGTGGCGGCACTGCAGCATACTCTTCATTATTTCAGTCGGTCGATTCTGATCAATTCCTATGCGGGTTGAAAAATCCTGCAGGGATTGCCCGTGGTATGAGAGCACTTCCACCCCATTCATTCTCATATAGCACGGGTTGCCAACAAAAATAACATTCATATCCGAGAACATATCCCTTATCTCCCCCCCGAAAGCAGGCTGCGGAAGGGCAGGCCGAACAGCATCATGGTTGCCCGGCTGAATCAGTATTTTTATATTTTCCGGTATCCCCTCCATTTCACGTGCAATGGCTTTGTATTGCCCGTATACGTCATTTATTTTCAGGTCTTTCTCCTGGCGTGGGTATATGCCAATCCCCTCTATGATATCTCCTGGCATTATTATATATTTAACCTTTTTAGCTACTTCCTTCTGTTTTTCATTTCCTGTATTCCCATTAATCCACTTAATGAAATTCGCCCATTCATTTCCCAAAAAAGTCTTACTGCCGATATGAATATCGGAGATAAATGCAACATATGCCTCTTCTTCTGCGTAGCGCTTCTTTTTATTCAACGGCACGTCCGGCCATATTATATTCTGGGTTATTATCAATCCCCCTCTGCCCGTCTTTCCAACAGCACCTATAACTTCATCCTCAACGATGGCGGCAGCAGCACCCGCAACATCCTTCTGGATATACAGAGTTGCATTGTCGCTTTCATCTTCTATATCAACTAGCACATGACCATTTTTTCCTCGTTTTATCT is from Candidatus Thermoplasmatota archaeon and encodes:
- a CDS encoding TraB/GumN family protein, giving the protein MEKRIILVGVGHVFNISTQVEGIIDTVNPDVVALELDKNRLSFLLNPSTKRDGIPLFYLILSKIQRKIAKMYGVTTGSEMVACVKKAEDKGIGILCIDMDARLVAERLWREISFKKKMMFVLGSIFSIFITKKKIENELRAFEDKPFSYFNQISIQFPEFNKILIDDRNEFMYNKLLKALDIYDVIVAFVGEGHILGLQKLLESKVSMTAVHLKDLRENNWKEKLSEGNPV
- the hypB gene encoding hydrogenase nickel incorporation protein HypB, which gives rise to MHKIDLSVSKDLFEENKKIAESNNETLKKRNILSIDFMGSIGSGKTLIIEKMVEKLLGRKKVGVIVGDVTGDDDYRRIKRHNVQVVNINTGKECHLDAHLIEHALENIDLDSIDVLFVENIGNLVCPADFVLGCNKRGVVISVTEGDDMVRKHPLIFQISDFVIINKIDLVEYMEVSIDKILKDLERIAPRKIFLTDAKHNKGIDELVQWIIWKKE
- a CDS encoding DUF357 domain-containing protein — translated: MKKERVIKDIKLFEENIKILEEENRAVEMAVRYYNDAKYYLSKKDFFTAFGCINYAHGLIDTLRMKGFKEENIL
- the hflX gene encoding GTPase HflX; amino-acid sequence: MDDKKAIIISLQDNNDEIERLAKSLGYSVIKTFIQHRDKPNPSFYIGGGKIKEIKEYVEKRGVRCVIVNEKLHPSQWYNMENFLNVKVYDRIRLILDIFADRAKRKEAKLQVKLAYLRYERSYIRELIHRAKTGEHPGFMGGGEYQVANYYEMIKKQMKRIKEELEKIGQERESHRRYRWKKGFYLIAVAGYTNAGKSSLLNRLTGEHVKVEERLFSTLSTTTRAIKQKKGTKTIPILITDTIGFIRDLPHWLVDSFHSTLEEIELSDMVILLVDIGEEVDTLIEKTELSIKEIMSMRAHPNVIVGLNKADKISKREKEMKLESIKKIIGNRPYVFLSAKTGENIEQLIELVYDLLPNNVIMEIKFPQEAREDLSSIFNEDVDVLDFGCTPDGKICISCSDRLKEKVMGRLIKRGAQVKII
- a CDS encoding DNA-directed DNA polymerase II small subunit; translated protein: MDERKKIIEYFQKNSVLIQSEAVDFLVERGNVLKNSKKVLEEFDEKPLNILLGDIKKVFDEDDRKEKKAAIPHIEGSSGLEILEDVTGKSSCEGTLSDFTHLFRDRYESLYALLRKRQEMKNLLPLKKAQRREGDVAVIGIVNEIKRGKNGHVLVDIEDESDNATLYIQKDVAGAAAAIVEDEVIGAVGKTGRGGLIITQNIIWPDVPLNKKKRYAEEEAYVAFISDIHIGSKTFLGNEWANFIKWINGNTGNEKQKEVAKKVKYIIMPGDIIEGIGIYPRQEKDLKINDVYGQYKAIAREMEGIPENIKILIQPGNHDAVRPALPQPAFGGEIRDMFSDMNVIFVGNPCYMRMNGVEVLSYHGQSLQDFSTRIGIDQNRPTEIMKSMLQCRHMAPIYGDGTPLAPEKRDYMVIDRVPDIFVTGHVHTTAIDRYRGVLLINASTWQSQTEYQKMMNFSPDPAKVPVVNLSNGHTSLMDFST